One Bos taurus isolate L1 Dominette 01449 registration number 42190680 breed Hereford chromosome 3, ARS-UCD2.0, whole genome shotgun sequence DNA window includes the following coding sequences:
- the TSPAN1 gene encoding tetraspanin-1 translates to MGCFNFIKVMMILFNMLIFLCGAALLAVGIWVSVDGPSFVKIFGPMSSSAMQFVNVGYFLIAAGAVLFALGFLGCYGAQTESKCALMTFFFILLLIFIAEVAAAVVALVYTTLAENFLTAVVVPNIKKEYGSQKDFTQVWNSTMAGLKCCGFTNYTDFEGSPYVRKNGTFPPYCCYDSVNNSFMEPCNNFTAHNMSVQGCFKQLLYDIRTNAVTVGGVAAGIGGLELAAMIVSMYLYCNLE, encoded by the exons ATGGGGTGCTTCAACTTCATTAAGGTCATGATGATCCTCTTCAATATGCTCATCTTT CTATGTGGTGCAGCCCTGTTGGCAGTGGGCATCTGGGTGTCGGTTGATGGACCATCCTTTGTGAAGATCTTTGGGCCGATGTCATCCAGTGCCATGCAGTTCGTCAACGTGGGCTACTTCCTCATTGCAGCCGGTGCTGTGCTCTTCGCTCTTGGTTTCCTGGGCTGCTACGGTGCCCAAACTGAGAGCAAGTGTGCCCTCATGACG TtcttcttcatcctcctcctcatcttcatTGCTGAGGTTGCAGCTGCTGTGGTCGCCTTAGTGTATACTACATTG GCTGAGAACTTCCTGACGGCGGTGGTGGTGCCTAATATCAAAAAAGAGTACGGTTCCCAAAAAGACTTCACTCAAGTGTGGAACTCCACCATGGCAGGG CTTAAGTGCTGTGGCTTCACCAACTACACAGATTTTGAGGGGTCACCCTATGTAAGAAAGAACGGTACCTTTCCCCCATACTGTTGCTATGACAGTGTCAATAACTCGTTCATGGAACCCTGCAACAATTTCACCGCCCATAACATGAGTGTACAG ggATGCTTCAAACAGCTTCTGTATGACATCCGAACCAATGCAGTCACTGTGGGTGGTGTGGCAGCCGGAATTGGGGGCTTGGAG CTGGCTGCCATGATTGTGTCCATGTATCTGTACTGCAATCTGGAATAA